One window of Nymphaea colorata isolate Beijing-Zhang1983 chromosome 1, ASM883128v2, whole genome shotgun sequence genomic DNA carries:
- the LOC126409779 gene encoding uncharacterized protein LOC126409779, whose protein sequence is MAASSSSTVNTNPTEIGAFRTENVPMQVITLRLTKDNYFSWSPAMTMGIAGRGRMAYIDGSNPEPARTSDVWHTWFLEDNQVKTWIVNSVSADIQPLILRKKTARDMWVVLEQMYGQKKTAIRTYQVMKTVYGIRQGTSSVAEYYGALKAKWEELDYHSDIPWHCPHDQALYVAHEWENRVFLFLAGLNDEFEGVRSQILNSGEVSSIEDVYSCVEAEEQRRLVTKEGKRELVPYNERSALVSRGLGGPSRSLRRCTHCKKTGHTVDYCWDLHPEKKGNRGRSLTGRTPVSEVQASSGEKVSISADQLRELRAYLGRLDVNKTETSEGTTANHALAAIGNQGLGDREEDWDWFSF, encoded by the exons atggcagcctcttcctcgtcaaccgtcaacaccaatcccactgaaataggggcttttagaactgagaatgttcccatgcaggtcatcactcttcgcctcaccaaggataattatttctcgtggtcgcctgctatgaccatggggattgctggccgtggtcgcatggcctatattgatgggagcaaccccgaaccagcaagaacaagtgatgtgtggcatacttggtttcttgaggataatcaagtgaaaacttggattgtcaattccgtttccgccgatattcagccccttatccttcggaagaagactgctagagacatgtgggtggtcctcgagcaaatgtatggccaaaagaagaccgcaattcgtacttaccaagtaatgaagacagtctatggcattcgacaagggacctcgtctgttgcagagtactatggggctttgaaagccaagtgggaagagcttgactatcattctgatattccttggcattgtccccatgatcaggcgctctatgttgctcatgaatgggaaaacagggtgtttttatttttagcaggtttaaatgatgagtttgaaggtgttcgaagtcagattttgaattcaggggaggtgtccagtattgaagatgtgtactcctgtgttgaagcggaagaacagagaaggcttgttacaaaagaagggaagagggaacttgtgccctataacgagagatctgctctcgtgagtcgtggtcttggcggcccatctaggtctcttcgccggtgcactcactgcaagaagacaggtcacactgtggattattgctgggatcttcatccagaaaagaaggggaacagagggagatctttgactgggagaacgcccgtgtctgaggtgcaagcctctagtggagaaaaagtctccatttctgctgaccagcttcgtgaactaagggcttatttgggcaggctcgatgtcaacaagactgagacctcagagggaactacagctaatcatgctcttgcagctattggcaatcaag gacttggtgacagggaagaggattgggattggtttagcttctga